AACGCGCCAGCCGTCGTGGGTGGGAATCAGCTCGATGTCCTCGCCGCCGCGCAGCACGCGCGGTTGCTGAATGTCTTCGGATCCGCGCACGGTGATGTCTCCGCTGATCAGTTTGATGCTGACGTTGCTTCCGGCCTGGGTGGGTTCAACAGGAATGATGTCGCGGCGGGTGCCGAGAAGCTGTTCGGCTTCTTCGGGGGTGAGCTTGCCTTCGTTGACGAGTTCGCGGACGCGTTGTTCGAAACTGGGTTCCTGGGTCATGGCGACCTCCTTGCTATGAATGTAAACCAATTTATCCGTTTTTGTCAATAGTGATTTTATATTTTGTAAAACCGCGTTCGAAAGGGGCTCGGGAAGCTATGCTGGTCCCGTGAGCCTTACCGCCGGAGCCCTGGTCGTCTACAAACACAAGCCCGCCCGCGTTCTCAGCGGCGGGGACAAGCCCGAAATCGAAATCCTGGGCGCAGGCAGACAGCGCGTGCGTCCCAAAGACGTCCAGCCGCTGCACCCCGGGCCGCTCGAGAGCCTCGCGGCCCTGACTCCGCCGCCGGGCAACCCCGAAGAAGCCTGGGAACTGCTCGAGGGCACCGAAACCACCCTCGAGGAACTGGCCGAACTCGTCTACGGGACGTTTACGCCCGCCAGTGCCTGGGCGGTATGGCAGCTGCTCGAGGCAGGCGATCTGTTTTACGGCGCCCCCGCGCGCATCGTGCCGCGCACCCCTGCCGAGCGCGCCGAGCACGCCGAGCGCTTCGCTGCGCAGCAGGCCGAGGCCGATCGTCAGGAAGCCTTCCTGGCCCGCCTGCGGCGCGGCGAGCTGAACCCCGAAGACCGCCCGCGCCTCGCCGACGTAGAAGCGCTGGCGCTGGGCCGCGCGACCAAGAGCCGCACCCTGGCCGCGCTGGGCCGCAGCGAAACGCCCGAGGCCGCGCACGCACTGCTGCTGCGGGTCGGCGCCTGGAACGAGACGATGAACCCCTACCCTACCCGCCTGGGCGTGGACACCCGCCCGGTGACGCTGCCGCTGCCCACGCTGCCCGACGAGCCGCGCCTGGACCTGACCCACCTGCCCGCGCTGGCCATCGACGACGAAGGCAGCCTGGACCCGGACGACGCGTTGAGCCTCGAGGCCCTGCCGCACGGCTGGCGACTGTGGGTGCACGTTTCGGACGCGGCCGCGCTGATCACCCCCGACTCGGAGCTCGACCTCGAGGCACGCCGCCGGGGGGCTACGCTCTACCTGCCCGAAGGTGCCGTACCCATGCTGCCGCAGGCGGCCATCGAGGCGCTGGGGCTGGGGTTGGGCGAGGTCTCCCCCGCCCTCTCGATCCGCGTGGATCTGGACGCAAACTTCGAGCCGCTCGAGGTGGACGTGGCCCTCACCCGGGTGCGGGTCACACGCCTCACCTACGCCCAGGCCCAGGAACAGCTCGGCGACGAACCGCTCGCCACCCTGCGCCGCATCGCCGCGCACCTGCGCGAAGGGCGCGCCGGGCGGGGCGCTTTGATGATCGAGCTGCCCGAGGTGAAGGTGCGCGTGCACGGCGGGCAGGTCGACGTCAAGGTGCTGCCGCCGCTCGAGAGCCGACAGGTGGTGCAAGAAAGCATGATGCTGGCCGGCTGGGCGGTCGCCACCTTTGGCCTCGAGCACGGTATCCCGCTGCCATACGCCGCGCAGGAGGCATTCGAACGCTACGATGACCAAGCCACCACCCTGCCCGAGATGTACGCGCGGCGGCGCAGCCTCAAACGCACGCAGTGGGCCGCCCAGCCCGCCCCACACGCCGGGCTGGGCCTGGAACGCTACGTGCAGAGCACCTCGCCGATGCGGCGCTACCTCGACCTGGTGGCCCACCAGCAATTGCGGGCCTTCCTGGCCGAGCGGCCCTTTGTACGCACCCCGGACATGCTGCAGCGCATCGGGGCGGCCGACCTCGCCTCGAGCGGCGTGCGCGAGGCCGAACGCAAGAGCTTGCGCCACTGGACGCTGGTGTACCTCAGCCGACACCGCGGTCCCTGGCACGGCGTGGTGGTCGACCGCCGCGGTCCGGCGGCCACGGTGCTGCTCACCGAACTGGCCCTCGAGCTGAGCCTGACCGGCGACCTCGCTCCGGGCAGCGAACTGCGCCTCGAGGCAGCCGAAATCGACCTGCCGGGCCTCGACGCCCGGGTCCGCAACGTCGGCTGAAACGGTGCGGGCGGGACGTTCGTCCCCGCCCGCCAGGTTTTTTTCGCGTTCAGCAAACGGTTTTTCTAATCCATGCCAACTTACGGTGCGCCGGTGGCCGGGGAATAGAATAGAAACATGCGTTCCCTGGTTCTGATCGGCCACGGCTCCCACCTCAACCCGGACTCCGCGCGCGCGGTGTACCACTACGCCGAGCTGCTGCGCGGGCAGGGCTTCTTCGACGAGGTCCTCGAGGGATACTGGAAGGAAGAGCCCTCGCTGCGCCAGGTCCTGCGCACCGCCCGCTACACCGACGTCACGGTGATCCCCATGTTCATCTCCGAGGGCTACTTCACCGAAACGGTGATCCCGCGCGAGATGGGCCTCGGCCACCAGGGCCCGGTCCCGCCCGAAGGCGTGGTCCGCCAGATCGGCGGGGTCACCGTGCGTTACACCCTGCCCTACGGCGTGCACCCCAGCATGTCCGAGGTGATCATGCAGCGCGCCCTCGAGGCCTGCCCGGACGCCAGCCCCGAGGATACCGCCCTGCTCATCATCGGACACGGCACCACCCGCAACCCCAACTCCAGCCGCGTGGTCTACCACAACGCCGACCGCATCCGCGCCTCCGGCCGCTTCCGCGAGGTCGCCGCCCTGTTCCTCGACGAGGACCCCCGGGTGAACACCTGGCCCGAACTGCTCTCCTCCCGGCGCGTGGTGATGATCCCCTTCTTCACCGCCGAGGGCTGGCACACCCAGGAAACCATCCCCGAGGACCTGGGCCTGACCGGTGCGGTGACCGAGTTCGGCGAGCGCACGGTGTACTACGGCCTGCCGGTCGGCACGCACCCGCAGATCGCCGACGTGATCGTGCAACTCGCCCAGGACGCCCTGGCCCAGAGCCCGATGCCCGGCGAGGACAACCCCGACCACGAGGAAGCCTGGGCGGCCTTCATGACCCGCGCCGACGCGGGTCTGCGCCTGGGCGAGGCGACCATCACCCCGCACGCCGGGCTGTACGAGGTGCGCCCCACCCTGGACGAGGGCCGCGAGGACCTCGAGCTGCTGGCCACCCCCGAGGGCCTGCGCGACCGGGTACGCCTGTCGGACAGCGGCGAGTACCGCCCGGTCCATACCCTGCGCAACCTGCCCAGGGGCTGGCGCGCGGTGTTCGACGCCGCCGACTTGCGCCGCGCGATCGGCTACCTGTATCCGGCCGTGGTCGAAGAGGGCTACCTCGCCTCGCAGCGCGCGCTGCAGGCCACGCCCTGGGCGTCCACCGCCCGCCGTCAGACCGGCATCTACACCAAGGTGCAGCAGGCCACGCCCGAGGAGGTGGCGGCCACCTCGAGGCGGGTGTGCGGCGGCTGCCTCAAGACCCGGTTGTGGGCCGGAGACAACCTGTACCGCACCTTCTTCGACGGGGTTCCGGGCGGCATTCCCTGCGCCGAGGCCTGCACCTTCTTGGTCTCGGAGATCCGTGAGACGGTCGCTGCGCGCCAGCAGCAAGAACGCGAGCTGCAAACGGCCTGAGCCACACGCGCGAGCGGCGGGGAAGCCAGCCTCCCCGCCGCTCATGTCCCCGCGCTTACTCCGGGGTTCCCAGCACCTGCACCCAGTAGCTCACGCGAGGATCTGCCGGGTCCTGGGCGTACCCGTAACCCACCTCGAGGACGTCGGACATCAGGTTCCGGCAGTGCCCGGGGCTGCGCTGCCAGCCCAGCAGCGCGGTCTCGGGCGTCAGGGTGCCCATCGCCAGGTTCTCGGCGATCAGGCGGTAGCGGTAGCCCGCTGCGCGCGCCCGGGCGGCCACGTCGCTGCCGTCCACCGGCGAGGTATGGGCAAAAAAGTGGTTGGCGGCCATCATGGCCGCCTGCGCGCGCGCCACGCGGTCCAGGGTGGCCGAGCGGCGCAGCGCCGGGCGGGACAGGCCCCCGAAGGCCTGGGCGTCGCAGCGCCAGCCGCGCGCCCGCGCCGAGTTCGCCAGGCGGTGCAAGCTCTCTTCGAGGTCGGCCCGCGGCGTGAAACGCGCCAGCTTGAAGCGCAGCGCGCGCTCGAGCGGCGCCGTGCCCTGCGCCTCGAGGCGCAGCTTCAGGTCGTAATTTCCAGGATTCAGCGGCGGAAAGCGCAACCCCGGGCCCTCGAAGCTGCGGCCGGCCAAGGTCCACACCGTGCGGGTCACCGGGCCTTCGGTGCGGCTGCCCTCGCTGCTGACCTCGAGGCCGCCCTCGAGGGTGGGAAGCAGCACGGCCCGCGCGACCGGCGGACCTGCCGAGAGAACCTGCAGCTCCAGGTTGCCGCGCTGCACGCTGCCGCCCGACAGGGTAGCGGTGAGCTGCACGGTGTAGCGTCCGGGGCGGTAATACACGTGGACCGGGCGAGCGCCCTGGCCGCGGCTTCCGTCGCCGAAGTCCCACTCGAAGCGGGCGGCGGGGTCGCTCGAGGTGGCCTGGAAGCTCACCGTGAGCGGCGCGGTGCGGGTGGAATCGTAGGTGTAGGTCAGGTTCAAGGTGCGGGCAGAGGCCGCCACGGCGGGAACAACGGACAGCAGGGCGAGGGCAGCGGGAAAAAAACGCAGGGGTACGATCAACAGCGGGTCTTTCTGGTTCAAGAAGAGGCGGCCCATGGCCGCCTCCGGGAAGAACGCGGGGTCCGGGGAGAGCTCAGTACAGCTTGGTCAGGTCGGCGGTGATCTGGTAGGCGCAGTCGGTGTCGGCTTCGGTGCGCAGCAGCAGGTCAAGCTTGCCGTTGGGTTTGATACCGGCTTTCAGGGCGTCGAAGTAGTACACCATGGTGCCGCTCCAACGTCCGCCCTCCTGCTTCCAGTCCTGCACGAACGCGCGGCGGTACGGTGCGGTGACCTTGCCGTCGGCCGCGCGCATGGCGACGTTGTAGGCGTCGCGCAGGCGCTCGGCCTGCAGGCCCTGCATGCGCACGTAAACCCGCAGGTGGCCGTCGGGCAGGCGGCCCTCGCCCGACGCCAGGGCATCTTTGACCGAGAGGTTCTTGAAGGCGTTACGCGCCTCCTGCGCCTGCAAGAAGAGGTCGTCGGCCTGACCGGTCAGGGTGACCGCAACCGGGCGGCTTCCGTAGGTGGCAAAATCGGTCGGAGCGTTGGTCCAGTTGGCCAGGCAGGCGGTCTTGTCGCCGTCGAACACGCTGACCGCACCCGGCGTCTTGAACGCACCGTTTTCAACGGTCAGGTCCAGGGTCAGCAGGGTCGGCAGCGGATCGCGGCGGTTGTAAGCCGAATCGATGACCTCCTTGGCCGAGGTCTGATCCAGCTTGGGAACCCAGGCGAAAGCGTGTCCGCCCGCGAGCAGAGAAACCAAAAGCAGTCGGGTCGCGGTTTTTTTGAGGTTCATGGGTCTACCTTTCAACGAAAACATGACGGAAAACTGACGGGCTTACTGCAGGAACACCACCCGGCAGGCCTGCCCTGCCGAGCGGAACTTCCCGGCTTCGGACGCGGAGAGCACCGCATCGTCGGAAAAACGGCTGCCCGGGGCGTTGCGCGAGGGTTGGACCCGCAGGGCCTTGACCCGCACCACGTTCTTGAAGGCCGCAAGTTCGCCCTCGCTGCGCACGTAGGTGTGCAAGTTGCCCTCGTTGACCAGCCGCGAGGCCACCCCCTTGACCAGCGCGGCGTCCGGCCAGATCTGGTTGCCGCCCTCGTCGTACACCAGCGAGGTCATCGAGCGTTGCAGCGGCGGGTTCAGGCCCCGCACGTCCACGGCCACGGTACACAGGCCCGGCTGGACCTCGCCGCCCGAGGCGCCTCCGGCTGCGGCGGTGCCACGACCTTCCGAGCTGGCCGGCGCGTCACCCTGCTCGCCTCCGGCACCGCCGGGCGTGCGTCCCGGGCGACCATCGCCGCCCGCCGGGCCCTCGCGGCCCCGCTCGGCCACCCCGCTCGAGGGGCGCTCGCCCACCGGGGCGCTGCGCGGAGCATCTCCTTGTCCCTCGACATTGGCCGGTGCCGTGCCGGAACCGCCGCTGCCCTCGTTCCTCGAGGGGCGCTCGACCGGCGAACCACCCGGACGCGGGGTGTCACTGGGCTGTCCGCGCCCCTCGAGGCTGCGTTCGGCCGTGCCTCCTGCGGCGGGCTGGGGCGCGCGCGCCTCGAGCGGCGAGCCCGCTCCGGGATCGGCGCTGCCCGGCTGTCCTGAGGGTGCGCGCTCGACCGGGGCGCGCTCGGCGGTGGCATCACGCCCCGCCACGCTCGAGGCAGCGGGGCGCTCGGCCTGAGTCGGGGCGGCGGCACTCGGCTGCCCCTGGGCAGGAGCGCTGGGCCGCGGGTCGCGTACCGGAGCCGCAGCCTCGGGGCGGTCCGAAACGGCCGGAGCCTGCGGGACCCGCGCTGTCTCGGCCTGACCGGACTCGGGGCGTGGAGCGCGCTCCAGCGGTGCGGCGGCGTCCTGCCCGGAGGCCACCGGGAGGCGCGGGGCACGCTCCACCCCGGCCTGGGTGCCGGGCTCGCTGCGCGGAGCCAGAAATCCCGAGGACGGGGCGGGCTCGGCCACGGTCTCGGTCTGGCGGGTACGGCCCTCGGCAGCGGTCTGGGGCAGCTCGACCGGGGCACGCAGGTCCGAAGCCCCCCGCTCGGCCTCGGCCTGGGTTTCCAGCTGTTGCCGCGAGGGCACGCTGCTCGCCTCGGCCTGCGGGTCCGGCCGGCTGTCGAGCGGACGCAGCGGCGCAGCCTCCTGCCCAGGGGCCGGCTCGGTTTCCCGGGCGGGCGCGGGTGGAGCCACCGGAGCCGGCGCAGGCGCACGCGGCGCGGCGGCCTGGGTACGCGGGGCCTGCGGGGCCGGGCGCGTGGTGGGTTCGGGCCGCGCCGCAACCCGCGCGGGTTGCTGCGCGGGTTGCGGTTGAGCCTGCGGCTGCGGGCGGGGTTGCGGTTGTGGCCGGGGCTGCGGGCGGGCCGCCTGAGGCGGTTTGGGCTGCGCCCTGGGCTGCGACGGCTGCGGTTTGGGCGGCTCGGGTTTTTGCACCTGCGGGGTCCGCTGCGGGCGCGGGGCGGGGGCTGGAGGAATGTCCTCGAGTTCGATGACCTCGAGCGGCGGGTCTGCCGTGCGGTTCACCGGCGGAACGTACTGCGGAACCAGCAGCACGCCCAGCACCGCCCCGAGGTGCAAGGCGGCGGTGAGCAGCAGTGCCCGGCGGCGCTCCACGCCGCCCTCGAGGGGCCCGCTGGGGACCCTGGGGGGGCGGGGCGGCCGGGACTTAGGGGGAAGTGGAGCGGGTCGAGATTGCAATGCGTCCGCCTCCTGCGCGCTTGATGACGTCCATGACGTTCACGACGGTGCCGTAGTTGCCGCGGCGGTCGGCCCGGAGGGCCACCACGCCGCCGCTCTGGGAGACCCGGGTTTTGAGGGCAGCCTCGAGCTGGGCGAGGGTCATGTGCTTGCCCTCGAGGTACACCTTGCCCGCCCGGTCCACCGAGACGGTGGGGATCTGCGCGGTATCGCGCAGCGAGCTGCGCGCACTGGGCAAGTCAATGGGCAGGGCGCTGTTGCGGGCATTGAGGTTGCTGGTGAGCATGAAGAAGATCACCAGCAGCAGCACGATATCCACCATCGGCGCGAAGTCGAAGGTCACCGCCTGTTCCTCGCGGAAACGGTGTCTCATGAGTTGAGTTCCCGGACCGGACTGGGATCGTACATGGCAATCGGTGCGCCGGACAAAGCGCCCTGACGGCGCAGCTGCATCTCGGTGATCCACGAGGGCAGCGTCTCCCGCACGCGTTCGGCGCTGACCGCCACACGGTCGGCGCGGTCACGCAGCAGATTACGCCCGAAATAGGCGGTAATGGCGACGATCAAACCTGCGGCGGTGTTGATCAGCGCCTCGGAGATACCGGTGGCCAGCTGGTTGGGGCTGGGGGCCGCCACGGTGGCGAACACCGCGAACGAGCGCACCATGCCGAACACGGTGCCCAACAGACCCAGCAGCGGTGCGATCTGCGCCACGGTACCGAGCGTGCTGATCCCGGCATACAGCCGCTGGTCCTCGATCAGCATCGCCTCGTTCATCGCGGCCGTGGCCGACTCGGGGCCGGCGGGGGCACGCTCGAGCCCGGCGCGCAACACGTTGGCGGCCGGGGTGCTGAGGCGGCGCGCCTCGCGCTGAGCGCCAGCAAGGTCTTGCTGCATCAGGGCGGCGTGCACCCGGGTCAAAATCAGCGTCGGATCGGCGGCCAGCTTGGAGAGCACCTGGAGCCGCAGCAAGATCAGGTAGACAACGTACAGCGACAGGGCGGCGAGCACCCACAGCAATGGTCCAGCCGCCCACAACATATCCAGGATGTACATGCCTTTTATCTTGTCACGCGTTTTTTTGCGTCGCGTGAACGGCAAACTCATCTGGCGTCAGGCTCGGGAAAAACGTCTGAGTGCAGTTGCAGGCTCTGGGCGTTTCTGCTCGATGAACGCCGAACGTGAGAAAGAGCCCGCGCTTTCATGGTCGCACCGGCACCGGCACCGGCACAGCGGCCCCGTGCAAGGTGAGCCCGCCGCCGTATTCGGGCCGGAAACGGTATAAGCTGAGAGGTGCCGCCCACGCGGCGGCCCAGGGGAAGTCCGGTGAAATTCCGGCACTGTCGCGCAACGGTCACAGTCCGAACACCTGGATCTGAAGCTCGCTCTCGCGGAAGGGGCAGCCTCGCGCAATACCATTGCACCGAAGCACCCGCCGCCCCGCATCCGTGGCGGTTCTTCTATTGACTGCCGCCCACCGAGGTCACCATGAAACGCTTCTTACTCCTGATGACCGCGCTGACCCTGGGCACCCTGCTGCTCCCCGGGGCCTGGGCCGTCCGCTACCCGCTGACCCTCACCGATGACCTGGGGCGCGAGGTCACCCTGAAGGAGGCGCCGCGCCGGGTGATCTCGCTGCTGCCCTCCACCACCGAGACCGTGTGCGCGCTCGGCGCCTGCGAACGGCTGATCGGCGTGGACGACTACAGCGACTACCCGCCGCAGGCCGCGCGGCTGCCCAAGTTCGGCGGACTGTACGACCCTAACATCGAGGCGATCGTGGCGGCCCGGCCGGACCTGGTGCTCATCTCGAAATACGGACGGCTCGAAGAACCGCTGCGGCGGGCCGGCGTTCCTACCCTGGCAGTGCATCCCGAGCGTTTCGAGGACATTTTCAGCAAGACCACCCTGCTGGGGCGGGTCTTTGACCTCGAGTCCGCGGCCTCGAGGCTCAACGCCCGGGTGCGCGCGGACGTGGCCCGGGTCGAGGTGCTGACCCGACACGCGCGGCGGGTCAGCACCTACCTCGAGGTGGACCCCACGCCGTACAGCGTGGGACCGCAGTCGTTCATGGGCGTGATGATCGAGAAGGCCGGAGGCAGCAACATCGTTCCGGCAGCGCTCGGCGAATTTCCCCGCATCAGCCCCGAGCTGGTGGTGCAAAAAAACCCGCAGGTGATGCTCGGCCTGACCCTCGAGGAGGCCCGCAGGCGTCCGGGGTGGGCCGGGCTGCGCGCGGTGCGCTCGAAACGCGTGTACAAGCTGCCCCGCGACCTTGACCTGATGCTGTCGCGGCCCGGGCCGCGCATCGGCGTGGCCCTCGAGGTAATCGCGCGGCGGCTGCACCCGGAGCTGTTCCGGTGAGGGTGGCTTTGACGCGGCGGCGCGCGGCGCCGCTGGTGCTGCTCGGGTCGGGCGGGCTGCTGCTGGCCGTGGTGCTGCTGGCCGTCGGCGTGGGCAGCGTGCCCATCCCGCCCCAGGTCACCCTCGAGGCGATCTACAAGGGCCTCAGCGGCCAGCCGCTCTTAGACCTCGAGGTGATCGTGTGGCAGCTGCGGCTGCCCCGGGTGGCGATGGGCCTGCTGGTGGGGGCCTCGCTGGCCATGAGCGGGGCGGCGTACCAGGGGCTGTTCCGCAACCCGCTGGCCGATCCGTACCTGATGGGGGTGGCCTCGGGCGGGGCGTTCGGCGCGACCCTGGCGATCCTGCTGGGGCTGAGCACC
The nucleotide sequence above comes from Deinobacterium chartae. Encoded proteins:
- a CDS encoding RNB domain-containing ribonuclease, coding for MSLTAGALVVYKHKPARVLSGGDKPEIEILGAGRQRVRPKDVQPLHPGPLESLAALTPPPGNPEEAWELLEGTETTLEELAELVYGTFTPASAWAVWQLLEAGDLFYGAPARIVPRTPAERAEHAERFAAQQAEADRQEAFLARLRRGELNPEDRPRLADVEALALGRATKSRTLAALGRSETPEAAHALLLRVGAWNETMNPYPTRLGVDTRPVTLPLPTLPDEPRLDLTHLPALAIDDEGSLDPDDALSLEALPHGWRLWVHVSDAAALITPDSELDLEARRRGATLYLPEGAVPMLPQAAIEALGLGLGEVSPALSIRVDLDANFEPLEVDVALTRVRVTRLTYAQAQEQLGDEPLATLRRIAAHLREGRAGRGALMIELPEVKVRVHGGQVDVKVLPPLESRQVVQESMMLAGWAVATFGLEHGIPLPYAAQEAFERYDDQATTLPEMYARRRSLKRTQWAAQPAPHAGLGLERYVQSTSPMRRYLDLVAHQQLRAFLAERPFVRTPDMLQRIGAADLASSGVREAERKSLRHWTLVYLSRHRGPWHGVVVDRRGPAATVLLTELALELSLTGDLAPGSELRLEAAEIDLPGLDARVRNVG
- a CDS encoding DR2241 family protein; its protein translation is MRSLVLIGHGSHLNPDSARAVYHYAELLRGQGFFDEVLEGYWKEEPSLRQVLRTARYTDVTVIPMFISEGYFTETVIPREMGLGHQGPVPPEGVVRQIGGVTVRYTLPYGVHPSMSEVIMQRALEACPDASPEDTALLIIGHGTTRNPNSSRVVYHNADRIRASGRFREVAALFLDEDPRVNTWPELLSSRRVVMIPFFTAEGWHTQETIPEDLGLTGAVTEFGERTVYYGLPVGTHPQIADVIVQLAQDALAQSPMPGEDNPDHEEAWAAFMTRADAGLRLGEATITPHAGLYEVRPTLDEGREDLELLATPEGLRDRVRLSDSGEYRPVHTLRNLPRGWRAVFDAADLRRAIGYLYPAVVEEGYLASQRALQATPWASTARRQTGIYTKVQQATPEEVAATSRRVCGGCLKTRLWAGDNLYRTFFDGVPGGIPCAEACTFLVSEIRETVAARQQQERELQTA
- a CDS encoding PKD domain-containing protein, coding for MGRLFLNQKDPLLIVPLRFFPAALALLSVVPAVAASARTLNLTYTYDSTRTAPLTVSFQATSSDPAARFEWDFGDGSRGQGARPVHVYYRPGRYTVQLTATLSGGSVQRGNLELQVLSAGPPVARAVLLPTLEGGLEVSSEGSRTEGPVTRTVWTLAGRSFEGPGLRFPPLNPGNYDLKLRLEAQGTAPLERALRFKLARFTPRADLEESLHRLANSARARGWRCDAQAFGGLSRPALRRSATLDRVARAQAAMMAANHFFAHTSPVDGSDVAARARAAGYRYRLIAENLAMGTLTPETALLGWQRSPGHCRNLMSDVLEVGYGYAQDPADPRVSYWVQVLGTPE
- a CDS encoding ExbD/TolR family protein, producing MRHRFREEQAVTFDFAPMVDIVLLLVIFFMLTSNLNARNSALPIDLPSARSSLRDTAQIPTVSVDRAGKVYLEGKHMTLAQLEAALKTRVSQSGGVVALRADRRGNYGTVVNVMDVIKRAGGGRIAISTRSTSP
- a CDS encoding MotA/TolQ/ExbB proton channel family protein; translation: MYILDMLWAAGPLLWVLAALSLYVVYLILLRLQVLSKLAADPTLILTRVHAALMQQDLAGAQREARRLSTPAANVLRAGLERAPAGPESATAAMNEAMLIEDQRLYAGISTLGTVAQIAPLLGLLGTVFGMVRSFAVFATVAAPSPNQLATGISEALINTAAGLIVAITAYFGRNLLRDRADRVAVSAERVRETLPSWITEMQLRRQGALSGAPIAMYDPSPVRELNS
- a CDS encoding ABC transporter substrate-binding protein; protein product: MKRFLLLMTALTLGTLLLPGAWAVRYPLTLTDDLGREVTLKEAPRRVISLLPSTTETVCALGACERLIGVDDYSDYPPQAARLPKFGGLYDPNIEAIVAARPDLVLISKYGRLEEPLRRAGVPTLAVHPERFEDIFSKTTLLGRVFDLESAASRLNARVRADVARVEVLTRHARRVSTYLEVDPTPYSVGPQSFMGVMIEKAGGSNIVPAALGEFPRISPELVVQKNPQVMLGLTLEEARRRPGWAGLRAVRSKRVYKLPRDLDLMLSRPGPRIGVALEVIARRLHPELFR